One Carassius auratus strain Wakin chromosome 16, ASM336829v1, whole genome shotgun sequence genomic window carries:
- the LOC113116407 gene encoding zinc finger protein 574-like has product MSDQEYVEHQYMCSECQQLFNTLEEVLVHQQIHTGADGGEVEVLPSLEDCDSGESHYQCLECGAILRNPDELLLHQELHMREAGQELCEVTEVDAVDAEMPIQYQCLECLALFDTPEMWFAHRETHNRSSTHSSLGNDTEYVLQADGSVTPLQLLNVQNLVLDEQKAGQILNLAQALREQETPSKTSAPPRTMLVPANASLPGSTSAMLRLQFCSAQAIADGSASATLRKAKLLAPLLPADPIRLDNVTTFNLLPSSGQVNTLKKENEEILIIHPYECSECNLLFSTPEDFLQHQGEHFLGQDKESGDTGLMVGYEDSSGAKEDEGRSDGSEEGSKVGKSIAGRRTYTARSAGLGLTPPPSNLQCEDCKRTFTSANRLVAHLRVHEQGTHECPECDKVFKKLVSLQTHMRTHSGEARFLCVDCGHGFTTEMTLMIHRKSHTSEPLHKCPFCAKTFTNMTKFLYHRRTHRVVREPTAPVSQFVLAQQSPLSIIQRAREREAAWRKERHVVTVPPVKDDRKESSDTGPVLVEGISVVSQSSEPTENGLHAEPSNTEQTQNGVKILTVEHNHSTTASVDGGGEEPSKHGTAAEEEPEFPCSICKKRFPSQVSLLRHRRTTHTTERRFKCNICGKPFKKQIHLRNHLRTHTGERPFQCSMCGKTFSSLANLSRHGLTHTGVRPYRCDICHKAFSQSSNLRQHRQHLHGNVTPSPCPDCSATFIRPAKLVAHRFLHHPGSPAPYPCPHCCEGFLRKRQRDIHCLEEHPNLTQPHSISQDSQFSSQQGSMDNTEQLSAPSMVKPNLDCTICGKRLNSPANLRLHQLSHGLGPGRPRGSSSATGKYHPCPVCGKLFGSASSVTLHQRVHTGERPYPCAICGKRFRQNTHLREHLRTHSGERPFRCEFCDKGFVQSMHLAEHRRTHTGERPHACGECGKTFKTVSNLRNHRKTHNRTQKQQESEHSAEAVTADSETATVAVVEASEMDLVPAFCQQEVQLGQPQVIQIQTSNLTQTQGTPTIMYNELGETIAIIETSGDLAEAIELYHTALESGINMEAITVDNLQLM; this is encoded by the exons ATGAGTGATCAGGAATATGTGGAGCATCAGTACATGTGCAGTGAGTGCCAGCAGCTCTTTAATACACTGGAGGAGGTGCTGGTGCACCAACAGATCCACACTGGAGCAGATGGGGGCGAGGTCGAGGTCCTGCCGAGCCTTGAGGACTGTGACTCTGGGGAGAGCCATTATCAGTGCCTGGAGTGTGGAGCCATCCTGAGGAACCCAGATGAACTGCTGCTGCATCAAGAGCTGCACATGAGAGAGGCAGGCCAGG AGTTATGTGAGGTCACAGAGGTGGATGCTGTCGATGCCGAAATGCCAATCCAGTATCAGTGTTTGGAATGTCTGGCTCTTTTTGACACACCTGAGATGTGGTTTgctcacagagagacacacaacAGAAGCAGCACCCACAGCAGCTTGGGCAATGACaca GAATATGTTCTTCAGGCAGATGGTTCAGTCACTCCGCTTCAGTTGCTCAATGTTCAAAATCTAGTTCTGGATGAACAGAAGGCAGGCCAGATCCTGAACTTAGCCCAG GCTCTTCGAGAGCAAGAAACCCCATCTAAAACTTCAGCCCCTCCCAGAACTATGCTAGTACCAGCCAACGCTTCCCTGCCTGGCTCCACCTCTGCTATGCTCCGCCTACAGTTCTGCTCCGCCCAAGCGATCGCTGATGGTTCTGCTTCAGCTACTCTCCGCAAAGCTAAACTCCTCGCACCTCTCTTACCCGCCGATCCTATCCGGTTGGACAACGTGACCACTTTTAACCTCCTCCCTTCCTCTGGTCAGGTCAACACTTTAAAGAAGGAAAATGAGGAGATTTTAATTATCCATCCTTATGAGTGTTCTGAGTGCAATCTGCTGTTTAGCACACCAGAGGATTTCCTTCAACACCAGGGGGAGCACTTCTTAGGCCAGGACAAAGAGAGTGGGGACACTGGGCTGATGGTGGGGTATGAAGACAGTTCTGGGGCTAAGGAAGATGAAGGAAGAAGCGATGGATCCGAAGAGGGCAGCAAAGTTGGCAAAAGTATTGCTGGGAGGCGAACATACACTGCCCGGTCAGCTGGTTTGGGATTGACGCCGCCACCCAGCAATCTTCAGTGTGAGGACTGCAAAAGAACATTTACCTCTGCCAATCGGCTTGTGGCGCACCTTCGAGTGCATGAACAAGGAACACACGAGTGTCCAGAGTGTGATAAAGTGTTTAAGAAGTTGGTGTCCCTTCAGACTCACATGCGCACACACTCTGGTGAGGCACGTTTTCTGTGTGTGGACTGTGGACATGGTTTTACAACAGAAATGACTCTAATGATACACAG GAAATCCCATACATCTGAGCCACTGCACAAATGCCCATTTTGTGCTAAAACTTTCACCAACATGACGAAGTTCTTGTACCATCGTCGCACTCACCGAGTAGTACGTGAGCCAACCGCACCAGTCTCTCAG TTTGTACTGGCCCAGCAGTCACCTCTCTCTATCATCCAAAGAGCAAGAGAACGAGAGGCTGCTTGGAGGAAAGAAAGACATGTTGTGACAGTTCCTCCGGTGAAAGATGACAGAAAAGAATCCAGTGACACAGGTCCTGTGCTCGTTGAAGGTATTTCAGTGGTTTCCCAGTCTTCAGAGCCAACAGAAAACGGGCTTCACGCTGAACCCTCAAATACAGAACAAACCCAAAATGGAGTGAAAATACTGACAGTTGAACACAACCATTCAACTACTGCCAGTGTGGACGGAGGAGGAGAGGAACCAAGTAAACATGGGACTGCTGCTGAGGAAGAACCAGAGTTCCCTTGCTCTATCTGTAAAAAAAGATTCCCCTCACAGGTCAGTCTGTTGCGTCATCGCCGAACGACTCATACCACCGAAAGGCGCTTTAAATGCAACATCTGCGGGAAACCCTTCAAGAAGCAGATCCATCTGCGCAACCACCTGCGCACGCACACCGGCGAGCGGCCGTTCCAGTGCAGCATGTGTGGAAAGACCTTTTCCTCTCTTGCAAATCTTTCCCGTCATGGACTCACCCACACAGGAGTCCGTCCGTACCGGTGTGACATTTGCCACAAAGCCTTCAGTCAATCGTCAAATCTTCGTCAACACCGTCAGCATCTTCACGGCAATGTGACGCCCTCGCCCTGTCCAGACTGCTCCGCTACTTTTATCCGTCCTGCTAAACTTGTAGCTCATCGTTTTCTTCACCACCCAGGGTCACCAGCACCTTACCCCTGCCCGCACTGTTGCGAGGGGTTCTTGCGCAAGCGTCAACGAGACATTCATTGCCTGGAGGAGCATCCCAACTTGACTCAGCCACACAGTATCTCTCAGGATTCGCAGTTTAGCAGTCAGCAGGGCTCTATGGATAATACAGAGCAACTAAGCGCTCCTTCAATGGTGAAACCTAATCTAGATTGCACTATTTGTGGCAAGCGGTTAAACTCTCCTGCAAATCTCCGCCTGCACCAGCTAAGTCATGGACTTGGGCCCGGCCGGCCTCGAGGCTCAAGCTCCGCCACTGGCAAGTATCACCCCTGTCCGGTCTGTGGAAAACTCTTTGGTTCAGCCTCCAGTGTTACACTACACCAGAGGGTACATACCGGTGAGCGTCCGTATCCTTGCGCGATCTGCGGAAAACGGTTTCGCCAGAATACGCACCTGCGGGAACACCTTCGCACGCATTCGGGTGAGCGTCCGTTCCGGTGCGAGTTCTGCGATAAGGGCTTCGTGCAGAGCATGCATCTGGCAGAACATCGGCGTACACACACGGGTGAGCGGCCGCATGCTTGCGGTGAATGTGGAAAGACCTTCAAGACGGTTTCGAACCTTAGGAACCATCGGAAGACCCACAATCGTACCCAAAAGCAACAAGAATCAGAACATAGCGCAGAAGCAGTGACTGCAGATTCTGAAACCGCAACTGTTGCTGTTGTGGAAGCTTCTGAGATGGACCTGGTACCAGCCTTCTGCCAACAAGAAGTGCAGCTTGGACAACCCCAAGTCATTCAAATACAAACATCCAACCTGACACAG ACACAGGGAACCCCCACTATCATGTATAATGAGCTTGGAGAGACTATAGCCATCATTGAGACGAGCGGAGACCTGGCAGAGGCTATCGAGCTGTACCACACAGCACTGGAGAGTGGCATCAACATGGAGGCCATCACTGTGGACAACCTGCAGTTAATGTGA
- the LOC113116405 gene encoding glycogen synthase kinase-3 beta-like, which produces MSGSGRPRTSSFAEPPGVPGAAAAAAGSAVAGGSSSGKTGGAQASGGSSSGFGNLKLGRDSGKVTTVVATPGQGPDRPQEVSYTDIKVIGNGSFGVVYQARLIDSQEMVAIKKVLQDKRFKNRELQIMRKLDHCNIVRLRYFFYSSGEKKDEVYLNLVLDFVPETVYRVARHFNKSKTTIPIIYVKVYMYQLFRSLAYIHSQGVCHRDIKPQNLLVDPDTAVLKLCDFGSAKQLVRGEPNVSYICSRYYRAPELIFGATDYTSNIDIWSAGCVLAELLLGQPIFPGDSGVDQLVEIIKVLGTPTREQIREMNPNYTEFKFPQIKAHPWTKVFKPRTPPEAISLCSRLLEYTPVTRLSPLEACAHAFFDELRQPNARLPNGRELPQLFNFSPVELSIQPQLNSILIPPHARSQTTPASHEGSGSDGPAQSSSAPGPLSNNT; this is translated from the exons ATGAGCGGCAGCGGGCGGCCCAGGACTAGCTCGTTTGCTGAGCCTCCAGGGGTCCCGGGAGCCGCTGCAGCCGCTGCCGGATCAGCCGTCGCGGGCGGAAGCTCTTCAGGAAAGACGGGGGGCGCGCAGGCCTCAGGCGGGAGTTCGTCTGGTTTCGGAAACCTAAAGTTGGGCA GGGATAGTGGGAAAGTAACAACGGTAGTAGCCACACCAGGGCAGGGTCCGGACCGTCCTCAGGAGGTCTCGTACACAGACATCAAGGTGATCGGGAATGGATCGTTTGGAGTGGTGTACCAGGCTCGACTCATCGACAGCCAGGAGATGGTGGCCATAAAGAAGGTGCTTCAGGATAAGAGGTTTAAG AACCGTGAGCTACAGATAATGAGGAAGTTGGACCATTGTAATATTGTCAGGCTACGCTACTTTTTCTACTCCAGTGGAGAAAAG AAAGATGAAGTGTATCTAAATCTGGTCCTTGATTTTGTACCAGAAACCGTGTACAGGGTGGCACGCCACTTCAACAAGTCCAAGACCACCATCCCCATTATCTATGTCAAA gtGTATATGTATCAGTTATTTCGCAGTCTGGCATATATTCATTCCCAAGGCGTCTGCCATAGAGACATAAAGCCACAGAATCTCCTGGTGGACCCAGACACAGCTGTACTCAAGCTGTGTGACTTCGGCAG TGCAAAACAGCTAGTTCGTGGGGAGCCCAATGTGTCATACATCTGTTCGCGGTATTACCGCGCTCCCGAGCTAATATTTGGAGCCACGGATTACACATCCAACATTGATATCTGGTCAGCTGGCTGTGTATTAGCAGAGCTGCTTCTGGGACAGCCCATATTCCCCGGTGACAGTGGAGTGGACCAGCTAGTGGAGATCATCAAG GTTTTGGGGACCCCGACAAGAGAGCAGATCCGAGAGATGAACCCCAACTACACAGAGTTTAAATTCCCACAGATCAAAGCTCACCCTTGGACGAAG GTGTTTAAGCCGAGGACCCCTCCTGAAGCCATCTCATTGTGTTCTCGTCTGTTGGAGTACACACCGGTGACGCGGCTCTCTCCGCTCGAGGCCTGTGCACATGCCTTCTTTGACGAGCTGCGCCAGCCGAATGCCCGTCTGCCTAATGGCCGAGAACTTCCCCAACTCTTCAACTTCAGCCCTGTGG AGCTGTCTATCCAACCACAGTTGAACTCCATTCTCATTCCTCCCCATGCTCGCTCGCAGACGACACCTGCCTCACACG AGGGCAGCGGTTCAGACGGTCCAGCCCAGTCTAGCTCAGCACCGGGACCCCTGAGCAACAACACCTAA